Proteins encoded by one window of Nicotiana tabacum cultivar K326 chromosome 10, ASM71507v2, whole genome shotgun sequence:
- the LOC107814727 gene encoding butanoate--CoA ligase AAE1-like codes for MNYFFKSSKLAQKFFNGFNRVQINTQSVRHLSQITGNIEIESRKITANYVPLTPISFLERAADVFRDRTSVVFGSSVKYTWESTHSRCLKLASALVQLGISRGNVVATLAPNVPAMQELHFAVPMAGAVICTLNTRLDSSTIADLLKHSEAKIIFVDQHLLQIAQEALSLLSKDKTMKPPILVLIPESENSSPPILETSSSTNVHEYENLLTSGSRNFTIKWPKTEFDPISINYTSGTTSQSKGVVYNHRGAYLNTISTTFLVYGMGSMPTYLWTSPMFHCNGWCMTWGMAAIGGTNVCLRHISAKNIFESISLYKVTHMGAVPTVLNMIANSIPSDRKPFPHKVEILTGGSPPPPHIFSKMEELGFGVTHGYGLTETYGVATSCLWKPEWDSLPLEELVALKARQGVRHLCIEDVEVRDRETMEKVPHDGKTIGEVMLRGNTVMSEYFKDVKATEEAFKGGWFHSGDLAVKHQDGYIEIKDRLKDIIISGGENISSFEVERVLYKHPAVVEASVVARPDDHWGQTPCAFVKLKEGFEEKITSQEIIKFCRDHLPHYMAPRTVIFEDLPKTSTGKVKKFILREKAKALGSLFYTEV; via the exons ATGAATTACTTCTTCAAAAGCTCTAAATTGGCTCAAAAGTTCTTTAATGGCTTCAACCGAGTCCAAATCAACACTCAGAGCGTCCGCCACCTGTCCCAAATTACTGGAAATATTGAAATTGAATCCCGTAAAATTACAGCAAATTATGTTCCATTGACACCAATAAGTTTTTTGGAGAGAGCAGCAGATGTTTTTAGAGATAGAACTTCAGTTGTGTTTGGCTCTTCTGTTAAGTACACTTGGGAAAGTACACATTCTAGGTGTCTAAAACTTGCTTCAGCTTTGGTTCAGCTAGGAATTTCTCGTGGAAATGTG GTTGCAACTCTGGCTCCTAATGTACCAGCAATGCAGGAGCTGCATTTTGCTGTACCAATGGCTGGAGCAGTTATTTGTACATTAAATACGCGTCTTGATTCGTCAACGATAGCTGACTTACTAAAACATTCAGAAGCCAAAATCATATTTGTTGATCAGCATTTGCTCCAAATTGCTCAAGAAGCACTCAGTCTTCTATCAAAAGACAAAACAATGAAACCACCAATTCTAGTGCTAATTCCTGAATCTGAGAATTCCTCTCCTCCTATACTTGAGACATCGTCGTCCACTAACGTTCATGAATACGAAAATCTTTTGACAAGTGGGAGTAGGAATTTTACAATAAAGTGGCCAAAAACTGAATTTGATCCAATCAGTATCAATTATACTTCCGGAACAACGTCACAATCCAAAGGAGTTGTCTACAATCACAGAGGCGCGTATCTCAATACTATTAGTACTACGTTTCTGGTTTATGGAATGGGTTCGATGCCTACATATCTTTGGACATCTCCGATGTTTCACTGCAATGGATGGTGCATGACTTGGGGAATGGCTGCAATTGGTGGCACAAATGTTTGCCTTAGGCATATCTCTgctaaaaatatatttgaaagtaTTTCTCTCTACAAAGTCACACATATGGGCGCAGTACCAACAGTCTTAAACATGATAGCAAACTCCATACCAAGCGATAG GAAGCCGTTTCCACACAAGGTGGAAATATTAACAGGTGGATCACCACCGCCTCCTCATATATTTTCCAAAATGGAGGAGCTCGGATTTGGAGTAACTCACGGGTATGGACTTACAGAGACTTACGGTGTAGCAACATCTTGCTTGTGGAAACCTGAGTGGGATTCTTTACCCCTTGAGGAACTAGTCGCGCTTAAAGCAAGACAAGGGGTACGACATCTTTGTATTGAAGATGTTGAAGTCAGAGACCGTGAGACAATGGAAAAAGTGCCACATGATGGAAAGACAATTGGCGAAGTTATGTTAAGAGGAAACACTGTAATGAGTGAATATTTCAAAGATGTTAAAGCAACCGAAGAAGCTTTTAAAGGCGGATGGTTTCATAGTGGTGATCTTGCTGTAAAACATCAAGATGGTTACATAGAAATTAAGGATAGGTTAAAAGACATTATAATTTCAGGAGGCGAAAATATAAGCTCGTTCGAGGTTGAAAGAGTTTTGTATAAACATCCAGCAGTAGTTGAAGCATCAGTAGTAGCGCGACCAGACGATCACTGGGGACAAACACCTTGTGCATTTGTTAAACTGAAGGAAGGATTTGAGGAAAAAATTACTTCACAGGAAATAATCAAATTTTGTAGGGATCATTTGCCTCATTACATGGCACCTCGGACAGTAATTTTTGAAGATTTACCGAAAACTTCAACTGGAAAAGTAAAGAAATTCATCTTGAGGGAGAAAGCAAAAGCTTTGGGCAGTCTTTTCTACACTGAAGTCTAa